One genomic segment of Brassica napus cultivar Da-Ae chromosome A3, Da-Ae, whole genome shotgun sequence includes these proteins:
- the LOC106387411 gene encoding serine/threonine-protein kinase D6PK: MASKTPEGSLTSSSNTISVNTLADQVSSTLSLADPSTKKTSEQGESGKSSTCRPSTSSDISDESTCSSFSSSVNKPHKANDVRWEAIQAVRTKHGGLGLNHFRLLKRLGCGDIGTVHLAELNGTRCYFAMKVMDKTALASRKKLLRAQTEREILQCLDHPFLPTLYSHFETEKFSCLVMEFCPGGDLHTLRQRQPGKRFTEQAAKFYVAEVLLAMEYLHMLGIIYRDLKPENVLVRDDGHVMLSDFDLSLRCTVSLSIVRSSTNLSGSEGLSKSSVSCSQQPACIQQPSCISMAPTSCFGPRFFSSKSKKDKKPKTDNGNHQVTPLPELVAETSARSMSFVGTHEYLAPEIIKGEGHGSAVDWWTFGIFLYELLFGKTPFKGSGNRATLFNVVGQPLRFPDSPVVSFAARDLIRSLLVKEPQHRLAYKRGATEIKQHPFFEGVNWALVRCASPPEIPKPVEIEPVNCTAPAVPAAASTSVRSDQSNYLEFDFF; encoded by the exons ATGGCCTCCAAGACTCCAGAAGGATCACTCACCAGTTCCAGTAACACTATCTCAGTCAACACTTTAGCAGATCAAGTATCTTCCACCCTGTCTCTAGCCGATCCAAGTACCAAAAAGACCAGCGAGCAAGGCGAGAGCGGGAAGAGCAGCACATGTAGACCGAGCACAAGCAGTGACATAAGCGACGAGAGCACTTGCAGCAGCTTCAGCAGCAGCGTCAACAAGCCTCACAAGGCCAACGACGTGAGGTGGGAAGCTATCCAGGCCGTTAGAACCAAGCACGGCGGTTTGGGTTTGAACCATTTTAGGCTCTTGAAGAGGTTAGGATGTGGAGATATAGGAACGGTTCATCTAGCTGAGCTGAATGGGACGAGGTGTTATTTCGCGATGAAGGTTATGGATAAGACCGCTTTGGCTAGCAGGAAGAAGCTTCTTAGAGCTCAGACGGAGAGGGAGATACTGCAGTGTCTTGATCACCCGTTTCTACCGACGTTGTATAGTCATTTTGAGACGGAGAAGTTCTCTTGTTTGGTTATGGAGTTTTGTCCTGGTGGTGATTTGCATACGCTGAGACAGAGACAGCCTGGGAAACGCTTCACCGAGCAAGCAGCAAA GTTCTATGTAGCGGAAGTGCTTCTTGCAATGGAGTATCTACATATGCTTGGGATCATTTACCGTGATCTGAAGCCAGAGAACGTTCTTGTGAGAGATGACGGACACGTGATGCTTTCAGATTTCGATCTCTCCTTGAGATGCACCGTTAGCCTCTCTATAGTCAGATCATCAACCAATCTTTCAGGTTCCGAAGGTTTGTCAAAGAGTTCAGTTTCTTGCTCGCAGCAACCGGCTTGCATCCAGCAGCCATCTTGCATCTCAATGGCTCCTACATCCTGCTTCGGTCCTCGGTTCTTCTCATCTAAATCCAAGAAAGACAAGAAACCGAAAACAGACAACGGTAACCACCAAGTGACTCCCTTACCAGAGCTCGTTGCAGAAACAAGCGCACGGTCAATGTCCTTTGTGGGGACACACGAGTACTTAGCTCCGGAGATCATCAAAGGTGAAGGACATGGAAGCGCGGTTGATTGGTGGACTTTTGGGATCTTTCTTTACGAGTTGCTGTTTGGTAAAACACCGTTTAAAGGGTCTGGGAATAGAGCGACGCTCTTCAATGTGGTTGGTCAGCCTTTGAGGTTCCCTGACTCTCCGGTTGTTAGCTTTGCGGCTAGAGATTTGATAAGGAGTTTGCTTGTGAAGGAGCCGCAACATAGGTTAGCTTACAAGCGTGGAGCAACGGAGATTAAGCAACATCCTTTCTTTGAAGGAGTGAACTGGGCTTTGGTTCGGTGTGCTAGTCCTCCAGAGATTCCTAAACCGGTTGAGATTGAACCGGTGAATTGTACTGCTCCTGCTGTACCGGCTGCTGCTTCTACAAGCGTGAGATCTGATCAGAGCAATTATCTCGAGTTTGATTTCTTCTGA
- the LOC111212676 gene encoding WEB family protein At5g55860-like, protein MVAKKGRQDSSPSVEVGEIDTSAPFQSVKHAVNLFGEAALSADKHPLIRKPTPHSAEKVLVNQTELHLAEKELNKLKEQVNHAETVREQALSELDWAKRTVDELTRKLEAVNESRDSANKVTEAAKSQIKEAQPETVSVSSSDDEYVMVCKELDAAKQELRKIRQVSNEVADSKTVALTKVEEAKDVTKVYSDKIELLKEEITAVNESVEQTKLACSQSRKEQSEIFSEKEIQQQSYKAGMEESGKKLLALKKEFDPEFAKKLEAQLSETYNEIDELQKQMESVKASSDVDSVNGVSLELNEAKGLLEKFVEEEKSLRESVESLKEELKNVKIKRSEVEAKEAEIEAVAGELNLKLSKGKSELEDCVEEETKAKAALEDMMSTLNQISSETEAARREAEEMRNKAERLVKEAETACLSLEETELNLRVALDEVEEAKAAEAKALEEIKSLSEKTDAVRKSTSSESGEAQSITLSQEELNSLRKRAEVVDKLADMKVAAAVAQVDAVRASENETVKKFETTQEEIVKIKTATEEALKKAAMADAAKKAVEGELRRWRERDQKKAEEVASRILAEAEAKMSAESSSPQHHHYKATTKQKPINMKLEKTKTSVVSKKVLLPNLSGIFNRKKNQVEWGSPSYLPGEKPI, encoded by the exons ATGGTTGCTAAGAAAGGACGTCAAGATTCTTCTCCTTCTGTGGAGGTTGGAGAGATAGACACAAGCGCTCCTTTTCAATCAGTTAAACATGCTGTTAACCTCTTCGGTGAAGCTGCCCTTTCTGCTGATAAGCACCCTCTCATTCGCAAACCCACTCCTCATTCCGCTGAG AAAGTTTTGGTTAATCAAACGGAGCTTCACTTAGCGGAGAAAGAGCTGAACAAGCTAAAGGAACAAGTTAATCACGCTGAAACAGTCAGAGAGCAAGCGTTGAGTGAGCTGGATTGGGCTAAGAGAACTGTCGATGAGCTTACTCGTAAGCTCGAAGCTGTTAACGAGTCGAGAGACTCTGCGAATAAAGTGACTGAAGCAGCCAAGAGTCAGATCAAAGAAGCTCAACCAGAGACTGTTTCTGTCTCTAGTAGTGATGATGAGTATGTGATGGTGTGTAAGGAGCTTGATGCAGCCAAGCAAGAGCTGAGGAAGATCCGTCAGGTCTCTAACGAGGTTGCGGATTCAAAGACTGTTGCGTTAACCAAAGTAGAGGAAGCTAAGGACGTGACTAAAGTATATTCCGACAAGATTGAGTTGCTTAAAGAGGAGATCACAGCTGTTAATGAATCAGTTGAACAGACTAAGCTTGCGTGTTCTCAATCTCGTAAAGAACAGTCTGAGATCTTTTCAGAAAAGGAGATTCAGCAGCAATCGTATAAAGCTGGCATGGAAGAATCTGGCAAGAAGCTCCTCGCTTTGAAGAAAGAGTTCGACCCTGAGTTTGCTAAAAAGCTTGAAGCGCAGCTGAGTGAGACTTACAACGAGATAGATGAGTTGCAGAAGCAAATGGAGTCTGTGAAAGCATCATCTGATGTGGATTCCGTTAACGGTGTGAGCTTGGAGTTGAATGAAGCAAAGGGCTTACTCGAGAAGTTTGTGGAAGAAGAGAAGTCTTTGCGAGAGTCAGTGGAGTCTCTTAAAGAAGAGCTGAAGAATGTGAAGATAAAGCGCAGTGAAGTTGAAGCGAAGGAGGCTGAGATCGAAGCCGTTGCTGGAGAACTTAACCTGAAGCTTAGCAAAGGGAAGAGCGAGTTAGAGGACTGTGTTGAAGAGGAAACTAAAGCAAAGGCTGCTTTGGAAGATATGATGTCAACTTTGAATCAGATCTCTTCTGAGACGGAAGCTGCTCGGAGAGAAGCTGAGGAGATGAGAAACAAAGCTGAGAGGTTGGTTAAGGAAGCTGAAACTGCGTGTCTCTCGCTTGAAGAGACAGAGCTAAACCTGAGGGTGGCTCTAGatgaagttgaagaagcaaaagCTGCCGAGGCAAAGGCGCTTGAAGAGATAAAGTCATTGTCTGAAAAAACCGACGCTGTCCGTAAGTCAACATCATCCGAGTCTGGAGAAGCTCAGAGCATCACACTGTCTCAGGAGGAGCTTAACTCGCTGAGGAAGAGAGCTGAGGTAGTTGATAAGTTGGCGGATATGAAAGTTGCGGCTGCGGTGGCTCAGGTGGATGCAGTTAGAGCTAGCGAGAACGAGACAGTTAAGAAGTTTGAGACGACGCAAGAGGAGATTGTGAAGATAAAGACTGCAACAGAAGAAGCATTGAAGAAAGCAGCTATGGCTGATGCTGCTAAGAAAGCGGTTGAAGGAGAGCTCAGGAGGTGGAGGGAAAGAGATCAGAAGAAAGCAGAAGAAGTGGCGTCTAGGATTCTCGCAGAGGCTGAGGCCAAGATGTCCGCTGAGTCATCATCACCGCAACATCATCACTACAAAGCTACTACTAAACAGAAGCCTATCAACATGAAACTGGAGAAGACTAAAACCTCCGTGGTGTCAAAGAAAGTGCTTTTACCGAATCTAAGTGGGATCTTTAATAGAAAGAAGAATCAAGTGGAGTGGGGCTCTCCTTCTTATCTCCCTGGAGAGAAACCCATTTGA
- the BNAA03G11190D gene encoding protein NOI4: MSDKGRPLPKFGEWDVNDPASAEGFTVIFNKARDEKKTGGKPGSPGKSTDGHAKSGGGGGDPSKPQPKKWLCCMQSPAVDS, from the exons ATGTCG GACAAAGGTCGTCCCTTGCCCAAGTTTGGTGAATGGGATGTGAACGATCCAGCATCAGCTGAAGGCTTCACAGTCATATTCAACAAAGCTAGGGATGAGAAAAAGACCGGTGGCAAACCAGGTTCACCTGGTAAATCCACTGATGGTCATGCTAAgtctggaggaggaggaggagatccTAGTAAACCCCAGCCT AAAAAATGGCTCTGCTGCATGCAGTCTCCAGCTGTGGACTCTTGA